The proteins below come from a single Streptomyces spongiicola genomic window:
- a CDS encoding glycosyltransferase family 4 protein, which produces MTQLRTVQVLGGGNAGGSAHVRSLAGGLVARGVGVTVCAPAPLELEYDFPGTGARFVPVPRRGDPATVGSLRAVCAEADVVHAHGLDAAVRTALAISGRRLPLVVTLHTRPRAVGARGRVTRMLERRAARAATVVLGTSSELVDRARSRGARDARLAPVAVPPPRPDRPESKVRAELGAVDRPLLTAVGRLERGRGHGTLLDASHRWLGLDPVPLVAVAGEGRERARLQRRIDGEGLPVRLLGRRDDIGELLAVSDLALLPSSWEARSVLAQEALRLGVPLVATRVGGTPELVGAAAEFVPYGDAVALAAAVSRLLADPDRRRRLSAAGPAQAATWPTEDETVAQILSVYDELTRPSRPFTA; this is translated from the coding sequence GTGACACAGCTGCGTACGGTCCAGGTACTGGGCGGCGGCAATGCGGGCGGCAGCGCTCACGTCAGGTCACTGGCCGGGGGCCTGGTGGCGAGGGGAGTGGGGGTGACCGTGTGCGCGCCCGCACCCCTGGAGCTCGAATACGACTTCCCCGGCACGGGGGCGCGGTTCGTGCCCGTGCCGCGCCGCGGCGACCCGGCAACGGTCGGATCGCTCCGGGCGGTGTGCGCGGAAGCGGACGTCGTCCACGCCCACGGCCTCGACGCCGCGGTGCGGACCGCCCTGGCGATCAGCGGACGGCGTCTGCCGCTGGTGGTCACCCTGCACACCCGGCCCCGGGCCGTGGGAGCGCGCGGGAGGGTGACGCGGATGCTGGAGCGGAGGGCGGCGAGGGCGGCCACGGTCGTGCTCGGGACGTCCTCCGAGCTGGTGGACCGGGCCCGGAGCCGGGGCGCGCGCGACGCCCGCCTCGCCCCCGTCGCCGTACCACCTCCGCGCCCGGACCGTCCGGAGAGCAAGGTGCGGGCCGAACTGGGCGCGGTCGACCGGCCGTTGCTGACGGCCGTCGGCAGACTCGAACGCGGCCGCGGCCACGGCACCCTGCTCGACGCGTCCCACCGGTGGCTCGGGCTCGACCCCGTTCCGCTGGTCGCGGTCGCGGGGGAGGGGCGGGAACGCGCCCGGCTGCAGCGGCGCATCGACGGGGAGGGCCTGCCGGTACGGCTCCTCGGTCGCCGCGACGACATCGGAGAGCTGCTGGCGGTGTCGGATCTGGCGCTGCTCCCGAGCAGTTGGGAGGCCCGCTCGGTGCTCGCCCAGGAAGCCCTCCGGCTGGGGGTGCCGCTGGTGGCGACCCGGGTCGGCGGCACACCCGAACTCGTCGGCGCGGCAGCCGAGTTCGTGCCCTACGGGGACGCCGTGGCGCTGGCCGCCGCGGTCAGCCGCCTGCTGGCGGACCCCGATCGCCGCCGCCGGCTCTCGGCGGCGGGCCCGGCCCAGGCGGCGACCTGGCCGACGGAGGACGAGACCGTCGCCCAGATCCTGAGCGTCTATGACGAACTCACCCGGCCGTCGCGCCCGTTTACGGCCTGA
- a CDS encoding FAD-binding oxidoreductase — MTPQPFAEPALAGLRDSLAGEAVTPDDAGYDEARALFNAMIDRRPSVIVQCESAADVAAAVGFARQHGLELAVRGGGHGVAGPAATDGGLVVDLRRMHAVTVDPDARTARVGGGATMSDLDRATQPYALATTGGRASTTGLGGFVLGGGSGWLERKFGLACDNLVAVDLVTADGTEVRASEEENPELFWALHGGGGNFGVATSLTLRLHPLPAMSVAFLFFPAERGAEVLPVYREVLESAPDETGGGFIYLTGPPEDFMPGHLVGRAVALVLVTHAGPEPELREAAAPLLGLGHEAEILRELPYAELQCMIDDPPGLRNYWSAEYLRALPDPAVDAFCARADSMIVPSNTQHILFPMGGALRRGDSGWPLPWRTARWVLHPFAIWEDPDDDERGRQWVRDARTDMAPWSAGQVYLNFIGDEGRERVVAGFGAENYRRLAGVKAAYDPGNVFRLNHNIKPG, encoded by the coding sequence ATGACGCCCCAGCCGTTCGCGGAGCCGGCCCTGGCGGGACTCCGCGACTCCCTGGCCGGTGAGGCCGTCACTCCGGACGACGCAGGCTACGACGAGGCCCGGGCGCTCTTCAACGCGATGATCGACCGGCGGCCCTCCGTGATCGTCCAGTGCGAGTCGGCCGCCGACGTCGCCGCGGCGGTCGGGTTCGCCCGGCAGCACGGCCTCGAACTCGCCGTCCGCGGCGGCGGCCACGGCGTCGCCGGGCCGGCGGCCACCGACGGCGGCCTCGTGGTCGACCTGCGGCGGATGCACGCCGTCACGGTCGACCCGGACGCCCGAACCGCCCGCGTCGGCGGCGGAGCCACCATGAGCGACCTGGACCGGGCCACCCAGCCGTACGCGCTGGCGACCACGGGCGGACGGGCCTCCACCACCGGGCTGGGCGGCTTCGTCCTGGGCGGTGGATCGGGCTGGCTGGAGCGGAAGTTCGGCCTCGCCTGCGACAACCTGGTGGCCGTGGACCTGGTGACGGCCGACGGCACCGAGGTGCGTGCGAGCGAGGAGGAGAACCCGGAGCTGTTCTGGGCGCTGCACGGCGGCGGAGGGAACTTCGGCGTGGCCACGTCCCTGACGCTGCGGCTGCATCCGCTGCCCGCCATGTCCGTCGCGTTCCTGTTCTTCCCGGCGGAGCGCGGGGCCGAGGTGCTCCCCGTGTACCGGGAGGTGCTGGAGTCCGCGCCCGACGAGACGGGCGGCGGCTTCATCTACCTCACCGGCCCGCCCGAGGACTTCATGCCCGGGCACCTGGTGGGGCGGGCCGTGGCCCTGGTGCTGGTGACCCACGCCGGCCCGGAGCCGGAGCTGCGCGAGGCCGCGGCGCCGCTGCTCGGCCTCGGGCACGAGGCCGAGATCCTGAGGGAGCTTCCGTACGCCGAACTCCAGTGCATGATCGACGACCCGCCCGGCCTGCGGAACTACTGGTCGGCGGAGTACCTCCGGGCCCTGCCCGACCCGGCCGTGGACGCCTTCTGCGCCCGCGCCGACAGCATGATCGTACCGTCGAACACCCAGCACATCCTGTTCCCGATGGGCGGGGCACTGCGCCGGGGCGACTCCGGGTGGCCGCTGCCGTGGCGCACCGCGCGGTGGGTGCTGCACCCCTTCGCCATCTGGGAGGACCCTGACGACGACGAGCGCGGCCGGCAGTGGGTCCGCGACGCCCGGACCGACATGGCCCCCTGGTCCGCCGGCCAGGTGTACCTGAACTTCATCGGCGACGAGGGCCGGGAGCGGGTGGTGGCCGGGTTCGGCGCCGAGAACTACCGGCGGCTCGCCGGCGTGAAGGCGGCCTACGACCCCGGCAACGTGTTCCGGCTGAACCACAACATCAAGCCGGGCTGA
- a CDS encoding SCP2 sterol-binding domain-containing protein has protein sequence MATTEECRGALDRLSGTLAKADGDVRGAATLDRSLSCHIRDLDLTFTGRLAAGRIAVLDTLDGPPPERADIRLEMTGDDLVAMVDGRLDFAKAWASGRVRLEAGFRDLLRLRALL, from the coding sequence ATGGCGACGACAGAGGAGTGCCGCGGCGCACTCGACAGACTTTCGGGCACTCTCGCGAAGGCGGACGGCGACGTGCGCGGCGCGGCCACCCTCGACCGCTCCCTGAGCTGCCACATCAGGGACCTGGACCTCACCTTCACCGGTCGCCTCGCGGCCGGGCGGATCGCGGTGCTCGACACGCTCGACGGACCGCCCCCGGAGAGGGCCGACATCCGGCTGGAGATGACCGGTGACGACCTGGTGGCGATGGTCGACGGACGGCTGGACTTCGCGAAGGCCTGGGCCTCCGGCCGGGTCAGGCTCGAGGCGGGCTTCCGCGATCTGCTGCGCCTCAGGGCACTGCTCTAG
- a CDS encoding NAD kinase gives MTDTSVTTLEARARTRTVFLLAHTGRPAAIRSAELVVQGLLRAGIGVRVLAFEAADLPLPRSVETVPEATPEVLDGCELLIVLGGDGTLLRGAEFARASGVPMLGVNLGRVGFLAEAERDDLDRVVDRVVTREYEVEERMTIDVAVRRNGDIVHRDWALNEAAVQKVSPERMLEVVLEVDGRPVSGFGCDGIVCATPTGSTAYAFSAGGPVVWPEVEALLMVPISAHALFAKPLVTSPSSVLAVEVQPDTPHGVLWCDGRRAVELPAAARVEVRRGEVPVRLARLHHASFTDRLVAKFALPVSGWRGAPHGDT, from the coding sequence TTGACCGATACGAGTGTGACCACCCTGGAGGCGCGGGCCCGGACCCGCACCGTGTTCCTGCTGGCCCATACCGGCCGGCCCGCGGCGATCCGCAGCGCGGAACTCGTCGTCCAGGGGCTGCTGCGCGCGGGAATCGGGGTGCGGGTGCTCGCCTTCGAGGCCGCCGACCTGCCGCTGCCGCGGTCCGTGGAGACGGTGCCCGAGGCGACGCCGGAGGTGCTCGACGGGTGCGAGCTGCTCATCGTGCTCGGCGGGGACGGCACGCTGCTGCGCGGGGCCGAGTTCGCCCGGGCCTCCGGGGTCCCGATGCTCGGGGTCAACCTGGGGCGGGTCGGGTTCCTCGCCGAGGCGGAGCGGGACGACCTGGACCGGGTCGTGGACCGGGTCGTGACCCGGGAGTACGAGGTCGAGGAGCGGATGACGATCGATGTGGCCGTCCGCCGCAACGGCGACATCGTGCACCGCGACTGGGCGCTGAACGAGGCCGCCGTGCAGAAGGTCTCCCCGGAGCGGATGCTCGAGGTCGTCCTGGAGGTCGACGGGCGGCCGGTGAGCGGCTTCGGCTGCGACGGAATCGTGTGCGCCACTCCGACGGGGTCGACCGCGTACGCCTTCTCGGCGGGCGGGCCGGTGGTCTGGCCCGAGGTCGAGGCGCTGCTGATGGTGCCGATCAGCGCCCATGCCCTGTTCGCGAAGCCCCTGGTCACCTCGCCGTCGTCGGTCCTCGCGGTCGAGGTGCAGCCCGACACCCCGCACGGTGTGCTGTGGTGCGACGGGCGCCGCGCCGTCGAGCTGCCGGCCGCGGCGCGGGTGGAGGTGCGGCGCGGCGAGGTTCCCGTACGGCTGGCCCGGCTGCATCACGCGTCGTTCACGGACCGGCTGGTGGCGAAGTTCGCGCTGCCCGTCTCGGGCTGGCGGGGCGCCCCGCACGGCGACACCTGA
- a CDS encoding ABC transporter ATP-binding protein, translated as MQRLTAESVTLAYDRRVIAEDLSVAIPDNSFTIVVGPNACGKSTLLRALSRMLKPSEGRVLLDGQTIQSMPARKVARTLGLLPQSSAAPDGITVGDLVARGRYPHQGPLRQWSREDERIVGESMAATGVAGLADRYVDELSGGQRQRVWIAMALAQQTPLLLLDEPTTFLDIQHQLEILDLCAELHETQGRTLVAVLHDLNQAARYATHLIAMRDGRIAAEGPPGEVVTAGLVERVFGVRAQVIDDPETGTPLVVPLARRGRTSSQTPEASLPGAAAGAAAPVS; from the coding sequence ATGCAGCGCCTCACCGCGGAGTCGGTCACCCTCGCCTACGACCGGCGGGTGATCGCCGAGGACCTCTCGGTCGCGATACCCGACAACTCGTTCACGATCGTCGTCGGCCCGAACGCCTGCGGCAAGTCCACCCTGCTGAGGGCGCTCTCACGGATGCTGAAGCCGAGCGAGGGGCGGGTGCTGCTGGACGGGCAGACGATCCAGTCCATGCCCGCGAGGAAGGTCGCGCGGACGCTCGGGCTGCTGCCCCAGTCGTCGGCGGCCCCCGACGGGATCACCGTCGGGGACCTGGTGGCCCGGGGCCGGTACCCGCACCAGGGCCCGCTGCGCCAGTGGTCGCGGGAGGACGAGCGGATCGTGGGGGAGTCGATGGCCGCGACCGGGGTCGCCGGGCTCGCCGACCGCTATGTCGACGAGCTGTCCGGCGGACAGCGCCAGCGGGTGTGGATCGCGATGGCGCTCGCCCAGCAGACGCCGCTGCTGCTGCTCGACGAGCCGACCACCTTCCTCGACATCCAGCACCAGCTGGAGATCCTCGACCTCTGCGCCGAACTGCACGAGACCCAGGGCCGCACGCTCGTCGCGGTGCTGCACGACCTCAACCAGGCAGCGCGCTACGCCACGCACCTGATCGCGATGCGGGACGGGAGGATCGCCGCCGAGGGGCCGCCGGGGGAGGTGGTCACCGCCGGGCTCGTCGAGCGGGTCTTCGGGGTCCGCGCCCAGGTCATCGACGACCCGGAGACCGGTACGCCGCTGGTGGTGCCGCTGGCACGGCGCGGCAGGACGTCCTCACAGACCCCTGAGGCGTCCCTTCCCGGCGCGGCGGCCGGAGCGGCCGCGCCGGTCTCCTGA
- a CDS encoding PucR family transcriptional regulator, protein METQGGITVQRALELPALRGGLPEVVAGADRLSRAVRWVHAGEVPNIASLLKGGELLLTTGLGLGTRPAEQRAFVQRLADRGIAALVVELGPRFTRLPAGIVEAARAAGLPLIQLHREVPFVSVTEEVHTEIVNGHYTLLRRAEEVYRQCTGALLEGGGVPQVLRVLADFTANPVFLETADGRLLYAAGTGTGPAAADPLQVWEGLRGRRSARDAGPPSGSVLVDVPGGGHGAGAVRARLVLLAVSGQLLPVHRMAAERAAGVLAVVLMQARQEEELAARGRGDFLTDLAEGRIAADDAPAQARVLGFRPGDGPLLPVVMRLAPEPSPSGNWAVLARAVPEELASVGVPVLLGVRPVEGRVPLLLGLRSEPERTAVADRVAEALRAGLERAGMAGPARAGAHPPVIVVGVPGGWAAASAGLRHAAETAAAAQGLPDRPWYDARRLDIDLLLWRLRDHPDLAAFVDRAVGPLLEHDRTSRPPLLPTLATFLAHAGRKAETARELHLNRQTLYNRLARISDLLGTDLDDPQTVLALSLALRARRHTR, encoded by the coding sequence ATGGAAACACAGGGCGGGATCACCGTGCAGCGGGCACTCGAACTGCCCGCGCTGCGCGGCGGGCTGCCGGAGGTCGTCGCCGGAGCCGACCGGCTGAGCCGCGCGGTGCGCTGGGTGCACGCCGGTGAGGTGCCCAACATCGCCTCCCTGCTCAAGGGCGGCGAACTGCTGCTGACCACGGGACTCGGGCTGGGCACCCGGCCCGCGGAGCAGCGGGCCTTCGTGCAGCGGCTGGCGGACCGCGGAATCGCGGCACTGGTCGTGGAACTCGGCCCGCGCTTCACCCGGCTGCCCGCCGGCATCGTCGAGGCCGCCAGGGCGGCCGGACTGCCGCTGATCCAGCTCCACCGGGAGGTCCCCTTCGTCTCGGTCACCGAGGAGGTCCACACCGAGATCGTCAACGGGCACTACACGCTGCTCCGGCGGGCGGAAGAGGTGTACCGGCAGTGCACCGGGGCCCTCCTCGAAGGCGGCGGTGTCCCCCAGGTGCTGCGCGTCCTGGCCGACTTCACCGCCAACCCGGTGTTCCTGGAGACCGCCGACGGACGGCTGCTGTACGCGGCGGGCACCGGGACGGGCCCGGCCGCGGCCGATCCGCTCCAGGTGTGGGAGGGGCTGCGCGGCCGGCGGTCGGCAAGGGACGCGGGGCCGCCGTCCGGATCGGTCCTCGTGGACGTGCCGGGCGGCGGGCACGGCGCCGGGGCGGTACGGGCGCGGCTCGTGCTGCTCGCCGTGTCCGGGCAGCTCCTCCCGGTGCACCGGATGGCGGCCGAACGCGCGGCGGGGGTGCTCGCGGTCGTGCTGATGCAGGCCCGGCAGGAGGAGGAGCTGGCGGCACGCGGCCGCGGTGACTTCCTCACCGACCTCGCCGAGGGCCGCATCGCCGCGGACGACGCACCCGCGCAGGCGAGGGTCCTGGGCTTCCGGCCCGGTGACGGCCCGCTGCTGCCGGTGGTGATGCGGCTCGCCCCCGAACCGTCCCCGTCCGGCAACTGGGCAGTGCTGGCGAGGGCGGTGCCGGAGGAGCTGGCGTCCGTCGGTGTGCCGGTGCTGCTCGGGGTGCGCCCCGTGGAGGGGCGGGTGCCGCTGCTGCTCGGGCTGCGCTCGGAGCCGGAGCGTACGGCGGTGGCCGACCGGGTCGCGGAGGCGCTGCGGGCCGGCCTGGAGCGGGCCGGTATGGCCGGTCCCGCACGGGCCGGTGCCCATCCGCCGGTGATCGTCGTCGGTGTGCCGGGCGGCTGGGCGGCGGCCTCGGCGGGCCTGCGGCATGCCGCGGAGACCGCGGCGGCGGCGCAGGGACTGCCCGACCGTCCGTGGTACGACGCCCGCCGGCTCGACATCGACCTGCTGCTGTGGCGACTGCGGGACCACCCCGATCTCGCGGCGTTCGTGGACCGTGCGGTCGGCCCGCTCCTGGAGCACGACCGCACGTCCCGGCCGCCGCTGCTGCCCACCCTGGCGACGTTCCTCGCCCATGCGGGACGCAAGGCGGAGACGGCCCGGGAACTCCATCTCAACCGCCAGACCCTCTACAACCGGCTGGCCCGCATCTCCGACCTGCTCGGCACGGACCTGGACGACCCCCAGACGGTCCTCGCCCTCTCCCTCGCCCTGCGCGCCCGCCGCCACACCCGGTGA
- a CDS encoding TlyA family RNA methyltransferase has protein sequence MAGVARRRLDAELVRRKLARSREHASRLIAAGRVTVGGSTAAKPATQVETSAPIVVARDDGEPEYVSRGGHKLAGAFAAFVPRGLRTRGRRALDAGASTGGFTDVLLRAGASRVVAVDVGYGQLAWSLRSDERVAVKDRTNVRELTVEAIGGEAVDLIVGDLSFIPLGLVLPALVRCAAPGADLVLMVKPQFEVGRERLGSGGVVRSPELRAEAVRTVARQAGELGLGVLGVTASPLPGPSGNVEYFLWLRAGAPELDPADVERAVAEGPR, from the coding sequence GTGGCAGGAGTGGCACGCCGCCGTCTCGACGCCGAGCTGGTACGCCGCAAGCTGGCGCGCTCGCGCGAGCACGCGAGCCGGTTGATCGCGGCGGGACGGGTGACCGTCGGCGGCAGCACCGCCGCCAAGCCCGCCACGCAGGTGGAGACCAGTGCCCCCATCGTCGTCGCCCGGGACGACGGCGAACCCGAGTACGTCTCCCGCGGCGGTCACAAGCTCGCCGGCGCCTTCGCGGCGTTCGTGCCGAGGGGCCTGCGGACGCGGGGGCGAAGGGCGCTGGACGCGGGCGCCTCCACGGGCGGGTTCACCGATGTGCTGCTGCGGGCCGGTGCCTCCCGTGTCGTCGCCGTCGACGTCGGGTACGGACAGCTGGCCTGGTCGCTGCGCAGTGATGAACGCGTGGCGGTCAAGGACCGTACGAATGTCCGTGAGTTGACCGTGGAGGCGATCGGCGGGGAGGCGGTGGACCTGATCGTCGGGGACCTTTCCTTCATCCCGCTGGGTCTGGTGCTGCCCGCGCTGGTGCGCTGCGCGGCGCCCGGCGCCGATCTCGTCCTGATGGTCAAGCCGCAGTTCGAGGTCGGCAGGGAGCGCCTCGGCAGCGGCGGTGTGGTCCGCAGCCCGGAGCTGCGTGCCGAGGCGGTGCGGACGGTGGCGCGGCAGGCGGGCGAGCTGGGGCTCGGCGTGCTCGGCGTGACCGCGAGTCCGCTGCCGGGCCCCTCGGGCAATGTCGAGTACTTTCTCTGGCTCCGGGCCGGGGCACCGGAGCTCGACCCGGCGGACGTCGAGCGCGCAGTTGCGGAGGGGCCGCGTTGA
- a CDS encoding glycoside hydrolase family 15 protein yields MAGRIEDYALIGDMQTAALVCRDGTVDWLCLPRFDSHAVFAGLLGTEEHGFWRLGPAHQTDAEPPAASRRRYRGDSLVLESEWDTPRGTVRVTDFMPPRDGAPQLIRIVEGVSGRVPMRSALRMRFSYGRVVPWVHKVDNRTVAVAGPDSVWLDTPADTYGKDLTTYSDFTVSPGERLAFTISWQPSHHQPPALPDPEGSLEATEEFWREWVEHCTYHGPYRESVVRSLITLKALTYAPTGGIVAAPTTSLPEEIGGVRNWDYRYTWLRDAAITLSSLLRTGYREEARAWREWLLRAVAGDPENLQIMYGIAGERELGEAELDWLPGYEGSAPVRVGNGAANQLQLDVYGEVTEALHLAHMTGLSRNDYASVLQLKLIRYLEDHWDQPDEGIWEVRGPRRHFVHSKVMAWVAVDRTIKLIESGDADGPLERWRELRDEIHRDVCEKGYDKERNTFTQSYGSKELDASLLLIPQMGFLPPDDKRVIGTIEAIQRELSTPDGFVLRYPTAGDEAGVDGLEGDEGAFLACSFWLADDLAMIGRVDEARRLFEKLLSLRNDLGLLAEEWDPRLQRQVGNFPQAFSHVPLIDTALRLTASGAYGG; encoded by the coding sequence GTGGCCGGGCGCATCGAGGACTACGCACTCATCGGAGACATGCAGACCGCTGCCCTGGTCTGCCGGGACGGCACGGTCGACTGGCTATGCCTTCCCCGCTTCGACTCACATGCCGTCTTCGCAGGTCTCCTCGGCACCGAGGAGCACGGATTCTGGCGCCTGGGGCCGGCGCACCAGACGGACGCGGAGCCTCCGGCGGCCAGCCGCCGGCGCTACCGGGGCGACTCCCTCGTCCTGGAGTCCGAGTGGGACACCCCCCGCGGCACGGTACGTGTGACGGATTTCATGCCGCCCCGGGACGGCGCACCCCAGCTCATCCGGATCGTGGAGGGGGTCAGCGGCCGGGTGCCCATGCGGTCGGCCCTGCGGATGCGGTTCAGCTACGGCCGGGTCGTGCCCTGGGTGCACAAGGTGGACAACCGCACGGTCGCCGTCGCGGGCCCCGACTCCGTGTGGCTGGACACCCCCGCCGACACCTACGGCAAGGACCTGACCACCTACTCCGACTTCACGGTCTCCCCCGGCGAACGGCTCGCGTTCACCATCAGCTGGCAGCCGTCCCACCACCAGCCGCCCGCGCTGCCCGACCCCGAGGGTTCGCTGGAGGCCACCGAGGAGTTCTGGCGCGAGTGGGTCGAGCACTGCACCTACCACGGCCCCTACCGGGAGTCGGTGGTCCGCTCGCTGATCACGCTGAAGGCCCTCACCTACGCGCCGACCGGCGGCATCGTCGCCGCGCCCACCACCTCGCTGCCCGAGGAGATCGGCGGCGTCCGGAACTGGGACTACCGCTACACCTGGCTGCGGGACGCCGCCATCACCCTCTCCTCGCTGCTGCGCACCGGCTACCGGGAGGAGGCCCGGGCCTGGCGGGAGTGGCTGCTGCGAGCCGTCGCCGGCGACCCGGAGAACCTCCAGATCATGTACGGCATCGCCGGTGAGCGGGAACTCGGCGAGGCGGAACTGGACTGGCTGCCCGGCTACGAGGGCTCCGCGCCGGTGCGGGTCGGCAACGGCGCGGCGAACCAGCTCCAGCTGGACGTCTACGGCGAGGTCACCGAGGCCCTGCACCTGGCCCATATGACGGGCCTGTCCCGCAACGACTACGCCTCGGTGCTCCAGCTGAAGCTGATCCGGTACCTGGAGGACCACTGGGACCAGCCCGACGAGGGCATCTGGGAGGTCCGCGGTCCCCGCCGGCACTTCGTCCACTCCAAGGTGATGGCGTGGGTCGCCGTCGACCGCACGATCAAGCTGATCGAGTCGGGCGACGCGGACGGCCCGCTGGAGCGCTGGCGGGAGCTGCGCGACGAGATCCACCGGGACGTCTGCGAGAAGGGCTACGACAAGGAGCGCAACACCTTCACCCAGTCCTACGGGTCCAAGGAACTCGACGCCTCGCTGCTGCTCATCCCGCAGATGGGCTTCCTGCCACCGGACGACAAGCGCGTCATCGGCACCATCGAGGCGATCCAGCGGGAGCTGTCCACGCCGGACGGCTTCGTGCTGCGCTACCCGACGGCGGGCGACGAGGCCGGAGTCGACGGACTCGAGGGCGACGAGGGGGCCTTCCTCGCCTGCTCGTTCTGGCTCGCGGACGACCTGGCGATGATCGGGCGCGTGGACGAGGCCCGCCGGCTCTTCGAGAAGCTGCTGTCGCTGCGGAACGACCTCGGGCTGCTCGCCGAGGAGTGGGACCCGCGGCTGCAGCGCCAGGTGGGCAACTTCCCGCAGGCGTTCAGCCATGTGCCGCTGATCGACACCGCGCTGCGGCTCACCGCGTCCGGCGCGTACGGCGGCTGA
- the recN gene encoding DNA repair protein RecN — translation MRIRSLGVIDDAVVELSPGFTAVTGETGAGKTMVVTSLGLLLGGRADPALVRIGARSAVVEGRVSVPAGAPVAVRAEEAGAELDDGALLISRTVSAEGRSRAHLGGRSVPVGMLAELADELVAVHGQTDQQGLLKPARQRQALDRYAGDAVAGPHAKYAAAYRRLRAVSTELADLTTRARDRAQEADLLRFGLNEVAAVEPRAGEDRELAAEAERLGHAEALAAAASAAHTALAGNPEDPEGVDAATLVAGAGRALDAVRAHDPALAALADRMGEISILLADVAGELAGYADDLDADPLRLAAVEERRAALGALTRKYGQDVTAVLAWAEEGAGRLTELEGDDDRIGELTAERDALRTELSGLAQALTDARTAAAARFAEAVTAELAHLAMPHARVTIAVRQTDDPDGVDVNGRTVAYAPSGADEVELLLAPHPGAQPRPIAKGASGGELSRVMLAVEVVFAGTDPVPTYLFDEVDAGVGGKAAVEIGRRLAKLAKSAQVVVVTHLPQVAAFADRQLLVEKTDDGSVTRSGVTVLQGEDRVRELSRMLAGQEDSETARAHAEELLATARAEV, via the coding sequence ATGCGGATACGGTCGCTCGGGGTCATCGACGACGCCGTCGTCGAGCTGTCGCCGGGGTTCACGGCGGTCACGGGTGAGACCGGTGCGGGCAAGACCATGGTCGTCACCAGCCTCGGGCTGCTGCTCGGCGGGCGAGCCGACCCCGCCCTCGTACGGATCGGCGCCAGGTCTGCCGTCGTGGAGGGGCGGGTCAGTGTGCCCGCGGGCGCCCCGGTGGCGGTACGGGCCGAGGAGGCGGGCGCCGAACTCGACGACGGGGCGCTGCTGATCAGCCGGACGGTCTCCGCGGAGGGCCGTTCCCGGGCGCACCTCGGCGGGCGCTCGGTTCCGGTCGGCATGCTGGCCGAGCTGGCCGACGAACTGGTGGCCGTACACGGGCAGACGGACCAGCAGGGGCTGCTGAAGCCAGCCCGCCAGCGGCAGGCCCTGGACCGGTACGCGGGGGACGCGGTCGCCGGGCCGCACGCGAAGTACGCGGCCGCGTACCGGCGGCTGAGGGCCGTCTCCACCGAGCTGGCCGACCTGACCACCCGTGCCCGTGACCGCGCCCAGGAAGCCGACCTGCTGCGTTTTGGGCTGAACGAGGTCGCGGCCGTGGAACCGCGGGCCGGTGAGGACAGGGAGCTGGCCGCCGAGGCCGAGCGGCTGGGCCATGCCGAGGCCCTCGCCGCCGCCGCGTCCGCGGCGCACACGGCGCTCGCGGGGAACCCCGAGGATCCCGAGGGCGTCGACGCGGCCACGCTCGTCGCCGGCGCCGGGCGCGCCCTGGACGCCGTGCGCGCCCACGATCCGGCGCTGGCCGCGCTCGCCGACCGGATGGGCGAGATCTCCATCCTGCTCGCCGACGTCGCGGGCGAACTCGCCGGCTACGCGGACGACCTCGACGCCGATCCGCTGAGGCTCGCGGCGGTCGAGGAGCGGCGGGCCGCGCTCGGCGCGCTCACCCGCAAGTACGGCCAGGACGTCACCGCCGTCCTGGCCTGGGCCGAGGAGGGCGCCGGCCGGCTGACCGAACTCGAGGGCGACGACGACCGGATCGGCGAGCTGACGGCGGAACGCGACGCGCTGCGCACCGAACTGTCGGGCCTCGCCCAGGCGCTGACGGACGCCCGTACGGCGGCGGCGGCCCGGTTCGCGGAGGCGGTGACGGCGGAGCTGGCGCATCTCGCGATGCCGCACGCGCGCGTCACGATCGCCGTCCGGCAGACCGACGACCCCGACGGGGTCGACGTCAACGGGCGCACCGTCGCGTACGCGCCGTCGGGTGCCGACGAGGTCGAGCTGCTGCTGGCCCCGCACCCGGGCGCGCAGCCGCGGCCGATCGCCAAGGGGGCCTCCGGTGGCGAGCTCTCGCGTGTGATGCTGGCGGTGGAGGTCGTCTTCGCGGGGACCGACCCGGTGCCGACGTACCTCTTCGACGAGGTTGACGCGGGGGTCGGCGGCAAGGCGGCGGTGGAGATCGGCCGGCGCCTCGCCAAGCTCGCCAAGTCCGCGCAGGTGGTCGTGGTGACCCATCTGCCGCAGGTGGCGGCGTTCGCCGACCGGCAGCTGCTGGTGGAGAAGACCGACGACGGATCGGTGACCCGGTCCGGGGTCACGGTCCTCCAGGGGGAGGACCGGGTGCGCGAGTTGTCCCGGATGCTCGCCGGCCAGGAGGACTCGGAGACGGCGCGGGCGCACGCGGAGGAACTGCTGGCGACGGCGCGCGCGGAGGTCTGA